A genomic stretch from Salvelinus namaycush isolate Seneca chromosome 25, SaNama_1.0, whole genome shotgun sequence includes:
- the LOC120020573 gene encoding receptor-interacting serine/threonine-protein kinase 2-like has translation MEQQHTGCVNLCSLTSTLPVIPYQKLTDLHYLSKGGFGTVFKAQHCDWRTTVAIKCLKLDSPVGERERNCLLKEAEVLHKARFNYIIQIFGVCNEPEFFCIVTEYMSNGSLDQLLHEKTVYPLLAWSLRLRVLYEIALGVNFLHNMTPPLLHHDLKTQNILLDGEFHVKIADFGLSKWRQLSISKGSGSKPPEMGGTVIYMPPEAYEPSKSRRADAKHDMYSYAIIMWEVLARRIPFEEATNPMQIMFSVLRGARPETGLDCLPGDIPSRETLINLMTFGWTANPDERQSFLQCVMELEPMLRRFDEINVLEAVLEVKKSKLMRRASCYSATPVVCERGRDEEKSLNILKNNPSPWPGSSTSGSGSCSSQDTDISQPSSLTSTNAPPSKEVSPSLFMPHTLEPPQPLRDQSLGDNNLNNYPQSARPLDELNIPLKPDLPETECVTYLDNLTLKPQPYQPQPDFNPPSDHPDLTLGPVARWIAARREDIVSQMTEACLNQSLDALLARSLLMLEDYELVVNRATRTAKVRQLLDTCHRHSEDFCRVVVRKLQDNKQMGLQPYPPELSSPVAVPSPSAPPLSVSYNNPRKY, from the exons ATGGAGCAGCAGCACACGGGCTGTGTGAACCTTTGTAGTCTCACGAGCACTCTACCGGTGATCCCCTATCAAAAATTGACGGACTTGCATTACCTGAGTAAAGGTGGGTTCGGAACCGTATTCAAGGCACAGCATTGCGATTGGCGGACCACCGTTGCCATCAAGTGTCTGAAATTGGATTCTCCTGTTGGCGAAAG GGAGAGGAATTGCCTGCTGAAGGAGGCGGAGGTGCTTCACAAGGCCAGGTTCAACTACATCATCCAAATCTTTGGCGTGTGCAACGAGCCCGAGTTCTTCTGCATCGTCACTGAGTACATGAGCAATGGCTCTCTGGATCAGCTGCTTCACGAG AAGACCGTGTACCCCCTGCTGGCCTGGTCGTTGAGGCTGCGTGTCCTGTACGAGATAGCTCTAGGGGTTAACTTCCTACACAACATGACCCCACCCCTCCTGCACCACGACCTCAAGACGCAGAACATTCTGCTCGACGGAGAGTTTCATGTCAAG ATAGCAGATTTTGGCCTGTCTAAGTGGCGTCAGCTGTCCATCAGTAAAGGGTCAGGATCCAAGCCACCTGAGATGGGGGGCACCGTCATCTACATGCCACCCGAGGCTTATGAACCCTCCAAAAGCCGCAGGGCAGACGCCAAACACGACATGTACAG TTATGCTATCATTATGTGGGAGGTGCTGGCCAGGAGGATACCATTTGAAG AGGCGACCAACCCCATGCAGATCATGTTCAGCGTGCTGCGGGGGGCACGTCCGGAAACAGGCCTGGACTGTCTGCCAGGGGACATCCCCAGCAGGGAGACACTCATCAACCTCATGACTTTCGGCTGGACCGCTAACCCAGACGAACGGCAATCCTTCCTCC AGTGTGTGATGGAGCTGGAGCCAATGCTGAGGAGGTTCGATGAAATCAACGTCCTGGAGGCCGTGCTGGAGGTCAAGAAGTCAAAG ctgatgAGGCGGGCCAGTTGTTACTCTGCCACACCCGTGgtgtgtgagagggggagagacgagGAGAAGTCTCTGAACATTCTGAAGAACAACCCCAGTCCCTGGCCA GGAAGCTCCACCTCTGGCTCTGGGTCTTGCTCCTCCCAGGACACGGACATCTCCCAACCAAGCTCCCTCACTAGCACCAATGCTCCGCCTTCTAAAG AAGTGTCCCCCTCGTTGTTCATGCCCCACACCCTGGAGCCTCCGCAGCCCCTCAGAGACCAGAGCCTGGGGGACAACAACCTCAACAACTACCCCCAGAGCGCCAGGCCCCTGGACGAGCTCAACATTCCCCTCAAACCAGATCTGCCTGAAACGGAGTGTGTGACGTACCTGGACAACCTCACCCTGAAGCCACAGCCATACCAACCCCAGCCAG ACTTCAACCCACCTTCGGACCACCCCGATCTCACGCTGGGCCCTGTGGCGCGCTGGATCGCAGCACGGCGCGAGGATATCGTTTCCCAGATGACGGAGGCCTGTCTGAACCAGAGCCTGGATGCCCTGCTGGCGCGCTCTCTCCTGATGCTCGAGGACTACGAGCTGGTGGTGAACCGGGCCACGCGTACCGCCAAGGTCCGCCAACTCCTTGACACCTGCCACCGCCACAGCGAGGACTTCTGCCGCGTGGTGGTCCGCAAGCTCCAGGACAACAAGCAAATGGGCCTGCAGCCGTACCCCCCAGAGCTCAGTTCCCCTGTCGCCGTGCCAAGCCCCAGCGCACCCCCACTCTCTGTGTCCTACAACAACCCTAGGAAATACTAG